Within the Amycolatopsis sp. 195334CR genome, the region CCGCGGACCCCGCGCCCGCCGGTGCGCCGGGACGCCACCGGCGCCCCGGCGGGATTGCGCACCAGCAGCTCCAGCCGGTCCCCGCCGATCGCCACGCGCAGCGCGACCGGGACCTTACCCGCGTGCCGCAGCGCGTTGGTCAGGCATTCCTGCAGGATCCGGTACGCCTCGCGGGAGACCACCGCGGGCACCTCGGTCACCTCGCCGCTGATCTCGGCCTCCACCGGCACCCCGGCCAGCCGGGTCGCCGCCAGCAGGCCGGGCAGTTCGGTCAGGCCCGCCTGCGGTGCCTTGCCGGACTTCTCCTCGCGCAGCAGGCCCAGCACGTGGTCCAGGTCCTCCAGCGCCGACCGCGCGGAATCCTCGATGGCCTCCAGCGCGCGCTCGGTGAAGTCCGGGTCCCGCCGCAGCGTGCGCCGGGCGGCCCCGGCCTGGATGGTCACCACGCTCAGCGCGTGCCCCACCGAATCGTGCAGTTCCCTGGCCAGCCGGTTGCGCTCGGCGAGCTGTTCGGTGCGCTTCTCCAGCTGGGCGATCCGGTCGGCGGCGGAGATGCCGAGCAGGATCGCCGCGGCGCGGGCGAGCAGGCCGCCCACCGCCCAGATCGCGTAGACCAGCCCGATCACCAGCGCCAGGAACAGCACCGGTACCCAGGCGCCGGCCCAGCCGCGCGGCACCGGGATGCCCTCCTCGGTGGCGATCGCGATCCGCCCGGTGAACGGTCCCGAGAGCGACAGGACGAAGAACACCGGCAGCGCCAGGCTCAGGAAGCTCAGGATGCCGCCGGCCAGCACGTGCGCCACGAACATGGCGCTCGACCGCAGGCGCACCGGCCAGTTCTCCGCGCGGCCGAAGGTGACGCCCGGCGCCGGGTCGTCCAGCAGTTCGCGGACGGCCGTGCCCTCCAGCACCCGCACGGCGGGGATGAACGAGCTGGCCACCATGGCCAGGATCGCGGCCAGCCCGCCCACCGCCGAGGCGGTCCCGATGTCAGCGGCGAACGGCGCCACCGACGGGATCGCGATCGAGGCGAAGATCAGGTAGGGCACGATCAGGGCGCCGCCGAGGATCAGGTAGGCCCAGCGGCGGTACGTCGACCGGTTCACCACCGGGTTCAGCAGGCGCACCTGGTGATCGTAGGCGGCCCCGTAGGGGGCCGGGTTCCCTCTTCGGAGGGAGGCGCCACCCGCGCTGGCGGGACACCTCGGTACCACCGGATTGCCTCTCCGGCGGGAGGCCCCACCCGCGCCGGCGGGACCCGCGCAGTGCGGCGGGCCGGTCTACTGCACGAGTGTCCTCTTTGCTCTTCGGTGTGCTCAGCCTGCCGTTCTACGTCGTGTTCCTCTGGCCGTTGGTGGCCGCGTCGCGCCGGGTGCTCGGCGTGCGCATCGGCGCGGTCCGCGCGCTCACCGGCGCCCTGCTCGGCTGGACCGTCGTCACCGGCGTGTTCAGCCTCCTGCCCCCGGTCGACCCGGCCAGCCCGGCCGCCTTCGTCGGCCTGCTCGTGCCGATCGCCGGCGCCGCGTTCGTCACCACGCTGATCTTCCTGTTCGTCGCGGAACTCGCCCTGCCCAGCGGCGGCGGGCTCGGCCTGCTCGGCCGGTGGCGCGCCGCCCGCGCCAAGGGCGCGCGAGGCCGCCGGTACTCGCAGATCACCCGCATCGCGGTGAAGCACGGCCTCGGCCCGTACCTGACCGGGCGCCGCGACCCGGACGGCAGCCGCGAGGCCGCGCTGGCCCGGTCCCTGCGGATGGCGCTGGAGGACGCCGGGGTCACCTTCGTCAAGCTCGGGCAGCTCATGTCCACCCGGCCCGATCTGCTGTCCCAGCCCTTCATCGACGAGCTGAGCCGCCTGCAGGACAGCGTGGCGCACGCTCCGGCCGAGCTGATCGAGCAGGTCCTGCGCGACGAGCTGGGCGCCCCGCCCACCGAGGTGTTCGCCGAGTTCGACCCCGAGCCGATCGCCGCCGCGTCGATCGCGCAGGTCTACCGCGCGAAGCTGCACTCCGGCGAGCGCGTGGTGGTCAAGGTGCAGCGCCCCGACGTCCGCCGCGTGGTCGAGCGCGACCTCGACATCGTGCACCGGGTCGCCGCCTCGCTGGAGCAGCGCACGAAGTGGGCGCGCTCCCTGGGCGTCGCCGAACTCGCCGAAGGGTTCGCCTCGGCACTCGTCGAGGAGCTCGATTTCCGCGTGGAGGCAAGGAATCTGGCCTCGGTGACGGCCGCCCGGCCGGATGACGCCGTCGCGTTGCCGACCGTCCACGAAGGACTGTCCACCGAGCGCGTGCTGGTGATGAGCAGGCTCGACGGCGTCCCGCTCGGCTCGGCCGCGGTGTCCGCCGAGCGACGGCCCGCGCTGGCGCGTTCGCTGCTGGACTGCCTGCTGCACCAGGTGATGCTGCACGGGGTGTTCCACGCGGACCCGCACCCCGGCAACGTGCTGGTGCTCGGTGACGGGCGGCTCGGCCTGCTCGACTTCGGCTCGGTCGGACGACTCGACGCCGGACTGCGCGGCGGCCTGCAGAACCTGCTCGCGGCGGTCGACCGCGGCGACCCGGCCGCGCTGCGCGACGGCCTGCTGGAGATCGTCGACCGCCCGGACGACATCGACGAGCGGCGCCTCGAACGCGCGCTGGGTGCGTTGGTGGCCAAGCACTTCAGCCACCGGCAGGCCGCCGACCTCGACCTGTTCACCGACCTGTTCAAGGTGATCACCGGCTTCCGGCTGTCGGTGCCGCCGCCGATCGCCGCGGTGTTCCGCGCGCTGGCCACCATGGAGGGCACGCTGGGCCTGCTCTCGCCGGGGTTCGACGTGATGACCGAGTCCCGCGCGTTCGCCATGGCCAAGGTGGGCGAGAAGCTGCGCCCCGATTCACTGCGGCAGGCCGCCACCGACGAGCTGATGTCGCTGCTGCCGGTGGTGCGGCGGCTGCCGCGGCGGCTGGACCGGATCGGCACCGCGCTGGAGCAGGGCAGGCTGTCGGTCGGCGTGCGGTTGCTCGCCGACGAGCGCGATCGCGACGTGATCACCGGCTGGCTGCACGAAATCCTGCTCGCCGCGACCGGCGCCGCCACCGGGCTGATGGCGGTGCTGCTCCTCGGCAGTTCGGCCGGGCCGCGAGTGCTGCCCGACGTCACGCTCAACCAGATGTTCGGCTACAACCTGCTGGTGGTGAGCCTGCTGGTCGGCCTGCGGCTGCTGTTCGTGGTGTTCCGCGGGCAGCGGCGGCGGCTCAGGTGAGCGCCTTGAACAACCCGGCGGCCGGGCCGTCCAGGCCACCGGCGTGCACCACCTCCACGCAGTGCACCAGCCGCGGCTCGGCGATCGGCACGCCGATCACGCCGGGCGCGGCTTCGGCGACCGGGCGGGGCAGCACGGCCAGCCCGTGCCCACCGGCGACGAGCGCCGCGAGCGTGGCGACGTCCGTGCCGTCGTAGGCCAGCGCCGGGCGGAAGCCGCCGAACTCGGCGTTCGCGCGCAACTGGGCCAGCGGCAGCCCGGCCTCCGGCGCGTCGATCCACCGCGCGTCGGCGAGGTCGGGCAGGCGCACCGAAGTCCGTCCGGCCAGCGGGTGGTCGGCCGGGACCGCGGCGACCAGCTCGTCGTCACCGGCCGCGCGGACCACGCCGGTCAGCGGGGCGACCTCGGGCAGGCGCAGCGGATCGCTCGGAGCGGCGATGCCGTCGACCAGGCCGAGCGTGAGCGCGCCGGTGGACACCTCGTCGAGCAC harbors:
- a CDS encoding sensor histidine kinase — its product is MRLLNPVVNRSTYRRWAYLILGGALIVPYLIFASIAIPSVAPFAADIGTASAVGGLAAILAMVASSFIPAVRVLEGTAVRELLDDPAPGVTFGRAENWPVRLRSSAMFVAHVLAGGILSFLSLALPVFFVLSLSGPFTGRIAIATEEGIPVPRGWAGAWVPVLFLALVIGLVYAIWAVGGLLARAAAILLGISAADRIAQLEKRTEQLAERNRLARELHDSVGHALSVVTIQAGAARRTLRRDPDFTERALEAIEDSARSALEDLDHVLGLLREEKSGKAPQAGLTELPGLLAATRLAGVPVEAEISGEVTEVPAVVSREAYRILQECLTNALRHAGKVPVALRVAIGGDRLELLVRNPAGAPVASRRTGGRGVRGMAERVEVLRGEFSAGRNGEHWEVVVRLPWGAGK
- a CDS encoding AarF/ABC1/UbiB kinase family protein encodes the protein MSSLLFGVLSLPFYVVFLWPLVAASRRVLGVRIGAVRALTGALLGWTVVTGVFSLLPPVDPASPAAFVGLLVPIAGAAFVTTLIFLFVAELALPSGGGLGLLGRWRAARAKGARGRRYSQITRIAVKHGLGPYLTGRRDPDGSREAALARSLRMALEDAGVTFVKLGQLMSTRPDLLSQPFIDELSRLQDSVAHAPAELIEQVLRDELGAPPTEVFAEFDPEPIAAASIAQVYRAKLHSGERVVVKVQRPDVRRVVERDLDIVHRVAASLEQRTKWARSLGVAELAEGFASALVEELDFRVEARNLASVTAARPDDAVALPTVHEGLSTERVLVMSRLDGVPLGSAAVSAERRPALARSLLDCLLHQVMLHGVFHADPHPGNVLVLGDGRLGLLDFGSVGRLDAGLRGGLQNLLAAVDRGDPAALRDGLLEIVDRPDDIDERRLERALGALVAKHFSHRQAADLDLFTDLFKVITGFRLSVPPPIAAVFRALATMEGTLGLLSPGFDVMTESRAFAMAKVGEKLRPDSLRQAATDELMSLLPVVRRLPRRLDRIGTALEQGRLSVGVRLLADERDRDVITGWLHEILLAATGAATGLMAVLLLGSSAGPRVLPDVTLNQMFGYNLLVVSLLVGLRLLFVVFRGQRRRLR
- a CDS encoding LysR family transcriptional regulator; translated protein: MDPHLLRTFVTVVRRGSFSAAARELGYTQSAVSQHIASLEADLGTVLLFRRPVAPSEAGARLLEHAGPLLIRLDAARADITRMAATPNAAVAVGASPLAVKPRLPAALAELRRQHPRTELTLRVLSRQAVLDEVSTGALTLGLVDGIAAPSDPLRLPEVAPLTGVVRAAGDDELVAAVPADHPLAGRTSVRLPDLADARWIDAPEAGLPLAQLRANAEFGGFRPALAYDGTDVATLAALVAGGHGLAVLPRPVAEAAPGVIGVPIAEPRLVHCVEVVHAGGLDGPAAGLFKALT